In Paenibacillus guangzhouensis, a single window of DNA contains:
- a CDS encoding bifunctional metallophosphatase/5'-nucleotidase, with amino-acid sequence MKAKTILLTGALSTVFAASAFAAPLHPVVHNEWMQDKKIINGFDKGGLLLERSVSLGEAIALIARGTGAEIVQPQGYWATNYLTWAYSKGAITKDEKGNDRSFPSADRLMAIAKKLGLDLQLPAGEQVTRGDYVQALGDALTEHITIAHTNDVHGHIQENSKDKEFGYAKIATLVKEWREENKNFLLMDAGDTFQGTIYTNQFKGESILPILNSLGYGAMAAGNHEFDFGYEQLLKLRDQLKYPMINANVYKADGTNLLIPTYTAEIGGQKIAFIGFVTEETPIVTHPNNVIGLTFKDPVDIAKKLVPEMKEKADRVIILSHIGVEKDREIAKNVSGIDLIIGGHSHTPLRTPEVVNGTYIVQDWEYGKSLGRVDLYYYKKDLVGFSGGLVEYDESVKADPEVEKLVQDVVKKVDTAMAAVIGKTDVDLQGERNQVRAVETNLGNFIADAIIAKTKTIKGHEADVALVNGGGIRASKKAGDLTKKDLYSILPFPNTLTIVKATGADIKAALEVSVKGVEKKDDLPGSFLQIGGLSYVYDVTKPVGERVLEVKVGGQPIDPAKTYTVATNDFITSGGDGYSMLKKDQVLNTGYTFYDVVEEYLQNVKVINPKVENRIVEKK; translated from the coding sequence ATGAAAGCGAAAACAATTCTATTAACGGGGGCATTATCAACCGTATTTGCGGCATCGGCTTTTGCGGCGCCGCTGCATCCTGTCGTACACAATGAGTGGATGCAGGACAAGAAGATTATCAATGGATTCGATAAAGGTGGATTATTGCTAGAGCGCAGCGTATCCCTTGGGGAAGCGATCGCGTTAATCGCTAGAGGCACAGGGGCAGAAATTGTACAGCCGCAAGGGTACTGGGCGACGAATTATTTAACATGGGCTTATAGCAAAGGGGCAATTACGAAAGACGAGAAAGGGAATGATAGAAGCTTCCCTTCCGCAGACCGATTAATGGCAATCGCCAAAAAGCTAGGTCTTGATCTTCAGCTGCCTGCTGGCGAGCAAGTTACGCGCGGTGATTATGTGCAAGCGCTTGGCGACGCATTAACTGAACATATTACAATTGCGCATACGAACGATGTGCATGGACATATTCAAGAGAATAGCAAAGATAAAGAATTCGGCTATGCCAAAATTGCGACGCTTGTAAAAGAGTGGCGCGAAGAGAATAAGAACTTCCTCTTGATGGATGCGGGAGATACGTTCCAAGGAACGATCTATACGAACCAATTCAAAGGGGAATCGATTCTACCTATTTTAAATTCGCTAGGTTACGGCGCAATGGCAGCGGGGAACCATGAGTTTGATTTCGGTTACGAGCAATTGCTCAAATTGCGTGATCAATTGAAATACCCAATGATCAATGCCAATGTCTACAAAGCGGATGGCACGAATCTTCTTATACCTACATATACAGCGGAAATCGGCGGACAGAAAATCGCATTCATCGGTTTTGTGACGGAAGAGACGCCGATTGTAACGCATCCGAATAACGTGATTGGTTTGACGTTCAAGGATCCTGTTGATATTGCGAAAAAACTTGTGCCTGAAATGAAAGAAAAAGCGGATCGTGTTATCATCCTCTCCCATATCGGTGTAGAGAAAGACCGCGAAATTGCGAAAAATGTATCGGGCATCGATCTTATTATCGGTGGTCACTCTCATACGCCGCTTCGCACGCCTGAAGTCGTGAACGGTACGTATATCGTACAGGACTGGGAGTATGGTAAATCGCTAGGTCGTGTGGATCTCTACTACTATAAGAAAGACTTGGTAGGATTCAGCGGCGGATTAGTAGAATATGACGAGTCTGTCAAAGCAGATCCGGAAGTTGAAAAATTGGTCCAAGACGTCGTGAAGAAAGTGGACACGGCAATGGCAGCTGTCATCGGCAAAACGGATGTAGACCTACAAGGTGAACGCAACCAAGTGCGTGCCGTTGAGACGAATCTAGGTAACTTCATTGCGGATGCGATCATCGCGAAGACGAAGACCATCAAAGGCCATGAAGCCGATGTTGCGCTTGTGAACGGCGGTGGTATCCGTGCGAGCAAAAAAGCCGGAGATCTGACGAAGAAAGACCTCTACTCGATCCTGCCATTCCCGAACACATTGACAATTGTCAAAGCGACAGGCGCTGATATTAAGGCTGCTCTTGAGGTTTCTGTCAAAGGCGTAGAGAAGAAGGATGACTTGCCAGGTTCGTTCTTGCAAATCGGCGGATTGTCCTATGTCTATGATGTAACGAAGCCGGTTGGCGAGCGTGTGCTTGAAGTGAAGGTCGGAGGTCAACCAATCGATCCTGCGAAGACGTACACGGTAGCAACGAATGATTTCATCACATCGGGCGGCGATGGCTATTCGATGCTCAAGAAGGATCAGGTCTTGAATACAGGCTATACGTTCTACGATGTGGTAGAAGAGTACTTGCAGAATGTGAAAGTCATTAACCCGAAAGTTGAAAACCGTATCGTTGAGAAGAAATAG
- a CDS encoding Crp/Fnr family transcriptional regulator — protein MIEMNEVPIFSEVPAEELHSIAPLLRERKYKKNHVFMFENDQNEGIFILRTGKVKVYRIHEGREIVIGIHLPGDIIGEAEALTGDTYRVSSVEALEPVVAWHITKQDFLDIVHRYPSVLLRAYQIMFARVRVLNRMIRYLTFLDVRTKIANLILDLYYNFGKQVDNDYKIDMKFNHALLASMVGNTRESISKTLSDFQNEGLIDIRQKYIYLLDMKRLERMCYETEEVPELRIWHHG, from the coding sequence ATGATCGAAATGAACGAGGTTCCTATTTTCTCCGAAGTTCCCGCTGAAGAATTACATTCTATTGCACCGCTTCTGCGAGAACGTAAATATAAGAAGAATCATGTATTTATGTTCGAGAACGACCAGAACGAAGGAATCTTCATTCTGCGAACCGGCAAAGTAAAAGTGTACCGGATTCATGAAGGCAGGGAAATTGTGATTGGGATTCATCTCCCAGGGGATATTATCGGGGAAGCCGAAGCCCTGACCGGCGATACGTACCGCGTCTCTTCCGTAGAAGCGCTTGAACCTGTCGTGGCCTGGCATATAACGAAGCAGGATTTCTTAGATATCGTTCATCGTTATCCGTCCGTACTGCTCCGAGCCTATCAGATTATGTTCGCGCGCGTCCGTGTCCTGAACCGCATGATTCGTTATTTGACGTTCCTTGACGTCCGCACGAAGATCGCGAATCTGATTCTTGATCTCTATTACAATTTCGGGAAACAGGTTGATAACGATTACAAAATTGACATGAAATTTAATCACGCTCTGCTGGCGAGCATGGTTGGCAATACGCGTGAATCCATCTCGAAGACGCTTAGCGACTTCCAGAATGAAGGGCTGATTGATATTCGGCAAAAATATATTTATCTGCTCGACATGAAGCGTCTAGAACGTATGTGCTACGAGACGGAAGAAGTACCCGAGCTTCGCATCTGGCATCACGGCTAA
- a CDS encoding aminoglycoside phosphotransferase family protein, whose product MSNESNTSSLYAPISSEEIINIMKDTFGADCDVLHTSLLKGGLFNTTYLIETTSPEGKWVLRLAPQETEHLYSFEKQMMAVEPHIYRLLESEDIPSSRVIRYDESGSLIVRPYLIIEFIDSIPLNDPSILPEDYARLKEELGRYTRQMHHLTSDRFGWPQPDGTVRGYPTWSQMLLELSTEVVDRCSVYHVFEEQILQEFAAVFHDNAELFDEITVPSLVHNDLWDPNVLVRRGGDGELHIAALIDADRAVYADREYEFIVYENHPNFMQGYGYELSMEPRPRARRTAYQMMLSFLCAFVYEIQLAMPENATWCKKDALAQLQAFRELWSEATMEGRSE is encoded by the coding sequence ATGTCCAATGAAAGCAATACATCCAGCCTTTACGCACCCATATCGAGTGAAGAGATCATCAACATCATGAAGGATACCTTCGGAGCCGATTGCGATGTGTTGCATACATCCCTGCTTAAGGGTGGGTTGTTTAATACGACGTACCTGATCGAGACCACATCGCCCGAAGGCAAGTGGGTTTTGCGGCTTGCGCCGCAAGAAACCGAGCATTTGTATTCGTTTGAGAAACAGATGATGGCGGTTGAGCCTCACATTTATCGACTTCTCGAGTCTGAGGATATTCCAAGCTCTCGTGTGATTCGTTATGATGAATCGGGCAGCTTGATCGTAAGGCCATACCTTATCATCGAATTTATAGACAGTATTCCATTGAATGACCCATCGATTTTACCGGAGGATTACGCTCGGCTCAAGGAAGAGCTTGGCCGTTATACACGCCAAATGCATCATCTGACATCAGATCGCTTCGGATGGCCGCAGCCCGATGGAACAGTACGTGGATATCCTACTTGGAGTCAGATGCTATTGGAGCTCAGCACGGAGGTAGTAGATAGATGCAGCGTGTATCACGTGTTCGAAGAGCAAATTTTGCAAGAATTTGCTGCTGTATTCCATGATAACGCCGAGCTTTTTGACGAGATTACCGTTCCTTCCCTGGTCCATAATGACCTCTGGGATCCGAATGTACTGGTTCGACGGGGGGGAGATGGCGAGCTGCATATCGCGGCGCTAATCGATGCCGATCGGGCCGTGTACGCTGACCGCGAGTATGAATTCATCGTCTATGAGAATCATCCGAACTTTATGCAAGGTTACGGTTATGAACTGTCGATGGAGCCTAGGCCCCGCGCAAGGCGCACCGCCTATCAGATGATGTTGTCTTTTTTATGCGCCTTCGTCTATGAAATCCAGCTCGCGATGCCCGAGAACGCAACGTGGTGCAAGAAGGATGCGCTCGCTCAATTGCAAGCTTTCCGTGAGCTATGGAGCGAAGCAACGATGGAGGGCCGATCGGAGTGA
- a CDS encoding DUF4184 family protein: MYAYPLKSIKPKYFSLTGLILGSMAPDFEYFIMLEPYSWIGHSMAGLFFEALPLCTLLALIFHYIVKDVLAIHLPAIWQLDQRAYQIRGAWNLRGPRAWLIFLGSVALGFATHVLIDAFTHVSGYFVVRYAILREAVVWNIPVYKILQHSLSLLGLIVIGYVILTNLFRSNPNNSPVAPCATKKQKLQYWSIVIAIALAVTCIKLLLTSSQNQLGILVVAPVSGAVVGIIVASIRNKMIRSIGR; this comes from the coding sequence TTGTACGCCTATCCCTTAAAATCTATCAAACCGAAATATTTCAGCCTAACGGGCCTTATCCTCGGAAGTATGGCGCCCGATTTCGAATATTTCATCATGCTGGAACCCTATAGCTGGATCGGTCATTCGATGGCAGGACTATTCTTCGAAGCCCTTCCGTTATGTACATTACTCGCACTAATCTTTCATTATATCGTGAAAGATGTCCTCGCGATCCATCTTCCGGCGATATGGCAGTTAGATCAGCGAGCCTACCAGATCCGAGGAGCTTGGAATCTAAGAGGACCGCGAGCATGGCTGATCTTCCTCGGATCGGTGGCACTCGGATTCGCAACGCATGTCTTAATCGATGCATTTACTCATGTCAGCGGGTATTTTGTCGTACGTTATGCGATATTACGGGAAGCGGTCGTATGGAATATACCCGTCTATAAAATTCTTCAGCATAGTCTCTCGTTGCTCGGGTTGATCGTGATTGGCTATGTCATTTTGACCAACCTATTTCGGAGCAACCCGAACAATTCGCCGGTAGCGCCTTGTGCGACGAAGAAGCAGAAGCTTCAATACTGGAGCATCGTCATTGCGATTGCTCTAGCCGTTACATGTATCAAGCTGTTGCTTACGTCTAGCCAGAACCAACTAGGGATCCTCGTCGTAGCTCCGGTATCCGGCGCGGTTGTTGGTATCATCGTTGCGTCGATCCGAAATAAGATGATTAGATCCATAGGTAGATAA
- a CDS encoding alpha-mannosidase — protein sequence MSQSKTVHIISHTHWDREWYLPYEKHHVLLIKLMDTLMETLERDEEYRSFHLDGQTIILEDYLQVRPEMRAKLEHYIREGRIHIGPWYILQDEFLTSSEANVRNLLIGHRDAAAYGTISKLGYFPDSFGNMGQAPQMLKQAGIQHAVFGRGVKPTGFNNEVTDVSAYESPYSEMWWESPDGSKVLGILFANWYSNGNEVPAEAEAAKIYWDKKLADAEKYASTRHLLFMNGCDHQPVQTDLSEAIKTAEQLYPDVTFVHSNFDDYLEQVGRSLPDNLSVIRGELRSQHTDGWGTLVNTASSRVYMKQKNQQGQTALEKVAEPLAAMAYMLGQSYPHHLFNYAWKTLMQNHPHDSICGCSVDEVHAEMMTRFEKSRHVAEAIADESLAWIADRADTSSFAAYGTDAVPFVVSNTTGWVRSGSLSVELEVKRIYFRSGMDFGQMRREVKEYNLDGFVLVDSDGVQLPCTVEDLGIQFGYDLPEDQFRQPYFARSVRVTFEAVAVPALGYRAYGVVRTTDAASNREAASLITDTNQMENDKLIVAVEVDGTLTVTDKSSGVVYRGLGTLEDTGDIGNEYMYREANGTAPITTRGVPAAAIHVVRDTPYQAAIEIVHELEIPIAADDLLELEQREIVWFTGRRAGRSSQMTTMRIVTHVSLNRHGEGVEVACSFNNQAKDHRLRMLFPTGLRVGTHYADSIFEVPERSSTPAEEWKNPSNCHHQQAFVTVSGEEAGLTIANQGLNEYEVIQGEAGDDTIAVTLLRAVGELGDWGYFPTPEAQCQGEHSVKLCIIPFTHEERSVDADPRDDAMGSIVQAYQFQVPWSTQQAEVHEGSLPATHSFVSWEGPSLAFSAMKVAEASGDIILRWFNVSTDVQALNVALHAEDDIVVYRSDILERQLERLVQAEDGALTAPIRPAEIVTLSFAK from the coding sequence ATGTCACAGTCCAAAACGGTACATATTATTTCCCATACACATTGGGATAGGGAATGGTATTTGCCCTATGAGAAGCATCATGTCCTGTTGATCAAGCTGATGGACACATTGATGGAGACATTGGAACGCGATGAGGAATATCGCAGTTTTCATCTCGATGGTCAGACGATCATATTGGAAGATTATTTGCAAGTTCGACCAGAAATGAGAGCGAAGCTAGAACATTACATTCGTGAGGGACGCATCCATATCGGTCCTTGGTATATCCTGCAGGACGAGTTCTTAACGAGCAGCGAAGCCAATGTTCGGAACTTATTGATCGGACATCGGGATGCCGCTGCTTATGGCACCATCTCGAAGCTAGGCTATTTCCCGGATTCCTTCGGCAATATGGGACAGGCGCCTCAAATGTTGAAGCAGGCCGGAATTCAACATGCCGTGTTCGGCCGCGGGGTGAAGCCGACCGGATTCAATAACGAAGTGACGGACGTTAGTGCGTATGAATCACCATATTCGGAGATGTGGTGGGAATCACCCGATGGCTCTAAGGTGCTCGGCATCCTGTTCGCGAATTGGTACAGCAACGGGAATGAAGTGCCTGCAGAGGCTGAAGCGGCGAAGATCTATTGGGATAAGAAGCTGGCGGATGCAGAAAAATATGCGTCCACGCGGCATTTGCTCTTTATGAATGGCTGCGATCATCAGCCGGTGCAGACGGATCTATCCGAAGCGATCAAGACGGCGGAACAGTTATATCCGGATGTTACGTTCGTGCATTCGAACTTCGATGACTATCTGGAGCAAGTCGGGCGTTCGCTCCCGGACAATCTGTCCGTGATCCGGGGTGAACTCCGCAGCCAGCACACAGACGGGTGGGGCACGCTTGTAAATACCGCGTCATCGCGCGTCTACATGAAGCAGAAGAATCAACAAGGACAGACAGCATTGGAGAAAGTGGCTGAGCCGCTCGCGGCGATGGCCTACATGCTCGGACAGAGCTACCCGCACCACTTGTTCAACTATGCTTGGAAGACGCTGATGCAGAATCATCCGCATGACAGCATCTGCGGGTGCAGTGTGGATGAAGTGCATGCGGAGATGATGACGCGATTTGAGAAGAGCAGACATGTGGCGGAAGCAATTGCGGATGAGAGTCTGGCTTGGATTGCGGATCGAGCAGATACATCGAGCTTTGCAGCATATGGCACGGATGCGGTTCCGTTCGTGGTATCGAATACAACGGGCTGGGTACGGAGCGGTAGCTTGAGTGTGGAGCTTGAAGTGAAGCGGATTTATTTCCGCAGTGGCATGGATTTCGGCCAGATGCGTAGAGAAGTGAAGGAATATAACTTGGATGGCTTCGTCTTGGTCGACTCGGACGGTGTTCAGCTGCCATGCACGGTTGAAGATTTGGGCATTCAGTTCGGATACGATCTGCCAGAAGACCAATTTAGACAGCCATACTTCGCAAGATCCGTGCGTGTGACATTCGAAGCGGTGGCAGTGCCGGCGCTAGGATATCGCGCATACGGGGTCGTACGAACAACAGACGCGGCGAGTAATCGTGAGGCCGCATCGTTGATTACAGACACGAATCAAATGGAAAATGATAAGCTGATCGTTGCGGTTGAGGTCGATGGCACGTTGACGGTAACGGACAAATCTAGCGGCGTGGTCTATCGCGGGCTTGGCACGCTGGAAGATACGGGCGATATCGGCAACGAATATATGTATCGTGAAGCGAATGGCACGGCGCCGATCACGACGCGTGGGGTTCCTGCTGCTGCGATCCACGTTGTGAGGGATACTCCTTATCAAGCAGCGATTGAAATTGTGCATGAATTAGAGATTCCTATAGCAGCAGATGACCTGCTCGAGTTGGAACAGCGGGAGATCGTCTGGTTCACAGGACGCCGTGCCGGTCGTTCGAGCCAAATGACGACGATGCGCATCGTGACACACGTATCCCTGAATCGCCATGGCGAAGGCGTAGAGGTTGCTTGCTCATTTAATAATCAGGCAAAGGATCACCGTTTGCGGATGCTGTTCCCGACAGGCCTTCGCGTCGGCACGCATTATGCGGACTCAATATTTGAGGTGCCGGAGCGCAGCAGTACGCCTGCGGAGGAGTGGAAGAATCCGAGCAATTGCCATCATCAGCAAGCTTTCGTGACGGTTTCAGGTGAGGAAGCGGGATTGACGATTGCGAACCAAGGCTTGAATGAATATGAGGTCATTCAAGGCGAAGCGGGCGATGATACGATTGCCGTGACCCTGCTGCGCGCGGTAGGTGAGCTGGGCGACTGGGGGTATTTCCCGACACCTGAAGCTCAGTGTCAAGGTGAGCATTCGGTGAAGCTCTGCATCATCCCATTTACGCATGAGGAGCGTAGTGTGGATGCAGATCCGCGCGATGATGCGATGGGTTCGATCGTTCAGGCGTACCAGTTCCAAGTGCCGTGGTCGACCCAGCAGGCGGAAGTGCATGAAGGCAGCTTGCCTGCCACGCACAGCTTCGTGTCTTGGGAAGGGCCATCGCTCGCATTCTCGGCGATGAAAGTGGCGGAAGCGAGCGGGGATATCATCCTGCGTTGGTTCAACGTCTCGACGGATGTCCAGGCGCTGAATGTGGCGCTCCATGCGGAAGACGATATCGTGGTGTATCGCAGCGATATTCTAGAACGTCAACTTGAGCGATTGGTGCAAGCTGAGGATGGAGCGCTCACGGCGCCGATTCGACCGGCGGAGATTGTGACGCTCAGCTTTGCAAAGTAA
- a CDS encoding carbohydrate ABC transporter permease, producing the protein MRVQAARMGEWLSRKSPQEKAKLWTWIAVRTLLILGFCYIILFPLFLRISVAFRSKVDIYDPTVLWIPRHFTFENLKLAISATKYGSALLNTFMISSATTIIQLATCALAGYAFARLKFKGSGILFALVIFTIVVPPQTIMIPLYLTYRYFDLFGILKWFTEKGSVNLIDTFWPFLISSGTAMGLKNGLYIYIFRQFFRGVPKELEEASLVDGAGIFKTFYRIILPNAIPAIVTVLLFSFVWQWNDSYYVSLFLSKVKVLATQLTDMGPALGKEPDPVYQSMLLNTGVLLMMAPLIVLYLFVQRYFVESVERTGLVG; encoded by the coding sequence ATGAGAGTACAGGCGGCTCGTATGGGTGAATGGCTCAGTAGAAAAAGTCCGCAGGAGAAGGCGAAGCTGTGGACCTGGATTGCTGTTCGTACCTTATTGATCTTAGGATTTTGTTATATTATTCTTTTTCCGCTCTTCCTTCGGATTTCGGTAGCGTTCCGGAGCAAGGTCGATATTTATGATCCAACCGTGCTGTGGATCCCGCGGCATTTCACCTTCGAGAACTTGAAGCTCGCGATATCGGCGACGAAGTATGGATCAGCGCTGCTGAATACGTTCATGATTTCGTCGGCGACGACGATCATTCAGCTCGCTACTTGCGCATTAGCGGGGTATGCGTTTGCTCGGCTTAAGTTCAAGGGAAGCGGAATTTTGTTTGCGCTCGTTATTTTTACGATTGTGGTGCCGCCGCAGACGATCATGATTCCGCTTTACTTGACGTATCGCTATTTCGACTTGTTCGGGATATTGAAGTGGTTCACCGAGAAGGGCAGCGTCAACTTAATTGATACATTCTGGCCGTTCCTCATCTCGTCAGGGACAGCGATGGGACTGAAGAACGGGTTGTATATTTACATTTTCCGACAATTTTTCCGCGGTGTTCCGAAGGAACTGGAAGAGGCGTCCCTAGTGGATGGCGCTGGTATCTTCAAGACGTTCTACCGGATCATTCTGCCGAACGCGATTCCGGCGATCGTCACCGTGCTGCTCTTCTCCTTCGTATGGCAGTGGAATGACAGCTATTATGTCTCTTTGTTCTTAAGTAAGGTCAAAGTATTAGCGACGCAACTGACGGATATGGGCCCGGCTCTTGGCAAAGAACCGGATCCGGTCTATCAATCGATGCTGCTCAATACGGGTGTGCTGCTCATGATGGCGCCGCTCATTGTATTATATTTGTTCGTTCAGCGTTATTTTGTCGAGAGTGTGGAGCGTACGGGATTGGTAGGTTAG
- a CDS encoding carbohydrate ABC transporter permease, with amino-acid sequence MKRKSLTLEQKKAWYGVLFASPLIIGMIMLFLLPLIQSFRFSLSSIHIVESGFATEYKGFVNYISLFTSNPDYPRSLTESVAHMLVNVPIIIIFSLFAAVLLNQKFRGRSIARAIFFLPVILASSAIANLDISSFVGGTAMSGGGEGGANLLQSFELKKMLLESGMGPAIVDYITGAVDRIYEIISSSGVQILIFLAGLQSISPSLYEASKIEGATGYEIFWKVTFPMMTPLILTNLVYSIIDSFSSNKINTLISQTAFKTFDFGLSAAMSWVYFIVVAIILFVSTAIISRKVFYYD; translated from the coding sequence ATGAAGAGAAAAAGTTTGACGTTAGAACAGAAAAAAGCTTGGTACGGCGTCTTGTTCGCCTCGCCTCTTATTATCGGGATGATCATGCTCTTCTTGCTTCCGCTCATCCAGTCGTTTCGATTCAGCTTAAGCTCGATTCATATCGTAGAGAGCGGTTTTGCGACGGAGTACAAGGGATTTGTGAACTATATCAGTCTGTTTACTTCGAATCCGGATTATCCGCGCAGTCTGACAGAGTCGGTGGCACATATGCTCGTGAACGTGCCGATCATTATCATCTTCAGTTTGTTCGCAGCAGTGCTGCTCAATCAGAAGTTCAGAGGTCGTTCTATTGCCCGGGCAATTTTCTTCCTGCCGGTCATTCTCGCTTCCAGCGCGATCGCGAATCTCGACATTAGCAGCTTCGTAGGCGGTACGGCGATGAGCGGGGGAGGCGAAGGCGGAGCGAATCTGCTCCAGAGCTTCGAACTCAAGAAGATGCTGCTCGAATCGGGTATGGGGCCTGCCATCGTCGATTATATCACCGGCGCAGTGGATCGGATTTACGAGATTATCAGCTCCTCGGGCGTACAGATTCTCATTTTCCTTGCGGGGTTGCAATCGATATCGCCGTCGCTCTATGAAGCATCGAAGATCGAAGGCGCGACAGGTTATGAGATATTCTGGAAAGTGACTTTTCCGATGATGACGCCATTAATTCTAACGAACCTGGTCTACTCCATTATTGATTCGTTCAGCAGCAACAAGATCAATACACTGATCTCGCAGACCGCGTTTAAGACGTTTGATTTTGGACTAAGTGCGGCAATGTCGTGGGTGTACTTTATCGTCGTGGCGATTATCTTGTTCGTATCCACGGCAATAATCTCGAGAAAAGTGTTCTATTATGACTGA